catgcatacatatacagtcgtggcctatgtacatacatatacagtcatggacaaaagttttgagaattacacaaatattcattttcacagtctgctgcctcagtttgtatgatggcaatgtgcatatactccagaatgttatgaagagtgatcagatgaattgcaattaattgcaaagtttCTCTTTGCATTGtaaattaactgaatcccaaaaaacatttacactgcatttcagccctgccacaaaaggaccagctgacatcatgtcagggattctctcgttaacacagatgcgagtgttgacgaggacagggctggagatcactctgtcatactaATGGAGTTCGAATagcagactggaagcttcaaaaggagggtgatgcttggaatcattgttcttcctctgtcaaccatggttacctgcaaggaaacacgtgccgtcatcattgctttgcacaaaaagggattaaacgggcaaggatattgctgccattaagattgcacctaaatcaaccatcaattgttgtgaagaaggcttcagggctcccgagaaagtccagcaagcgccaggttAGTCTCCTAATGTtaattcagctgcgggatcggggcaccaccagtacagagcttgctcaggaatggcagcaggcaggtgtgagtgcatctgcatgcacagtgaggcaaagactttgaggatggcctggtgtcaagaagggcagcaaagaagacaCTTCTCTTCAGGAAAAACATCAGCGACAGACTGAGGGcgggggtaaagtcattttctctgatgaatcccctttccgattgtttggggcatccggaaaaaagcttgtccggagaagacaaggtgagagctaccatcagtcctgtgtcatgccaacagtgaagcatccttagcccattcatgtgtggggttgcttctcagccaagagagtgggctcactcacaattttgcctgagaacacagccatgaataaagaatggtaccaacacatcctccgagagcaacttctcccaaccacccaggaacagtttggtgacgaacaatgccctttccagcatgatggagcaccttgccataaggcaaaagtgataactaagtggctcggggaacaaaactttgatattttgggtccatggccaggaaaccccccagaccttaatcccattgggaacttgtggtcaatcctcaagaggcgggtggacaaacaaaaactcacaaattctgacaaactcaaaGCATTGTTTATGCAAGAATGatctgccatcagtcaggatgtggcccagaagttaattgacagcatgtcagggtggattgcagaggtcttgaaaaagaagggtcaacactgcaaatattgactctttgcatcaacttcatgtaattgtcaataaaagcctttgacacttatgaaatgcttgtaattatacttcagtattccatagtaacatatgacaaaaatatctaaagacactgaggcagcagactttgtgaaaatttatagttgtgtcattctcaacttttggccacaactgtacacacaaacattaccagtcaaaagtttggacacacctattcattccagggtttttcctttattttactattttctacattgtagaataatagtgaaaacaacaaaactatgaaatgacacatatggtgtgaaacaaatcaaatatatacagtggggagaacaagtatttgataacctgcaaaatcggcagtgtttcctacttacaaagcatgtagaggtcagtcatttttatcataggtacaattcaactgtgagagacagaatctaaaacaaaaataaaatgcaaattaattacataaacattttacaatgtgattttctggatttttgttttagattccgtctctcacagttgaagtgtacctatgataaaaattacagacctctacatgctttataagtaggaaaacctgcaaaatcagcactgtatttgagatttttcaaatagccaccctatacatgacagctttgcacacttggcattctctcaaacagcttcatgaggtagtcacctggaatgcatttcaattaacaggtgtgccttgttaaaaagttAATTTTGtaatgtatttccttcttaatgcatttgagccaatcagttgtgttgtgaaaaggtaggggtggtatacagaagatagccctatttggataaagaccaagtctatattatggcaagaacagctcaaataagcaaagagaaatgacagtccagcattaatttaagacatgaaggtcagtcactgTGGACAATTTCAAGAccgtttcttcaagtgtagtcgcaaaaaccattaagcgctatgatgaaactggctctcatgaggaccgccacaggaaaggaaggcccagaggtacctctgctgcagaggataagttcattagttaccagcctcagaaattacagcccaaataaatgcttcacagagttcaagtaacagacacatctcaacatcaactgttcagaggagactgtgtgaatctgcCCTTCAcagtcgaattgctgcaaagaaaccactactaaaggacaccaattagaagagacttgcttgggccaagacacacgagcaatggacattagaccggtggaaatctgtcctttggtctgatgagtccaaatttgaggcgcagagtaggtgaaagtatgatctccacatgtgtggttcccaccgtgaagcatggaggtggtggtgtaatggcgttggagtgctttgctggtgaaagtgtctgtgatgtatttagaattcaaggcacacttaaccagcatggctaccacagcattctgcagcgataagccattccatctggtttgcgcttagtgggactatcatttgtttttcaacgggacaatgacccaacatacctccaggctgtgtaagggctatttgaccaaggagagtgatggaatgctgcatcagatgaccttgcctccacaaacacccgacctcaacccaattgaggtggtttgggatgcagccaacaagtgcttagcatatgtgcgAACTccctcaagactgttggaaaatgcattccaggtgaagctggttgagagaataccaagagtgtgcaaagctgtcatcaaggcaaagggtggctactttgaagaatctaaaatctaaaatatattttcatttgtttaacacttttttggttactacatgattatatatgtagttttgatgtcttcactattattctacatgtagaatatgtagaaaatagtaaaaataaagaaaaaaggtagatgtccaaacttttgactggtactgaatgtgAAACTATAAACACACAATGTCCCTGTCATGTGTATGACAAGAGAGAACAGCATACCTTTCTTCTTGGTGTCTTTGCGCAGTGAGAGCTGGACACGGTGGCTCCTCTGGTCCTGCAGGCAGAGTCTCTGGAGAAGCTCCCCCACCTCGGAGGCTCTGTTTGGGCAGAGAACGTCAAGCGAGTCCCCAGGCTGGTAGGCAATCGGATGGGCCTAGGTACACAGAGGCAAGGACGGAGTAAAGAAACTAGTTTAACCATAATTTTGAACTACTGACCAATATATTTGGTCTCTGCATGAAactacactaagtgtacaaaatattaaggacacctgctctttccatgacataaactgaccaggtgaatccaggtgaaagctatgatcccttattgatgtcacttgttaaatccacttcaatctgtatagatgaaggggaggagacagtttagagaaggattttaagccttgagataattgagatatggattgtgtatgtctgCCATTCAGAGAGTCAATGGGAAAGATAAAATATTTAAGTggctttgaacagggtatggtagtaggtgacaggtgcaccggtttgtgtcaagaactgcaatgctgctgggtttttcactatcaacagttttccgtgtgtatcaagaatggtccaacacccaaaaagggcatccaaccaacttgacacaactgtgggaagcattggagtcaacatggaccagcatccctgtggaacgctttcgacgccctgtagagtccatgccccgacaaattgaggctgctTTGGGAAAAAGtggagggtgcaactcaatattaggaaggggtcattaatgttttgtaaactcagtgtatataGTAAGAAACGCCTGCCACTCACTGAGATGTCCAGCTCTATCAGAAGGGCTGTTTTCACAGAGTCATCTCTGGTCAACTGGACTGCCCTGGAGATCGGAACCTCGTGTAGGGTTCCCTTACTGACCGGAGCACTGGTCTGGGGGGGGTGGTATGGAAAGAGTGGCTGGTGATGTTAGAACTCAAACAAATATGAATTTGCCAAAAGAACCCAGTATTACCACAACCCACCTCTTCTTCTATGGTGGCTTCCTGGAGCATGACATCCAGGTAGGCTGGAGGCAGAGCAGGGACATTGAGGACAGACTCAGACAGTGGAGGCAAGGAGCATGTCAGAGAGGCCTCTACAACAGCAGAGGGTGCTCTACTCTGTGTCTCTAACACTGACTCGGGATCAGTGACAACGCCATCTAGTTTAGGAGCAGTCCTATTGTTGCTGGTCAATGACACTGGTCTAACATCAGTAACTGCACTCCCTGTCTCAGAGGCTGCTTCTGTAACATTCAGAGAAGCTGATTTGGGCTCAGTCTTAGTACTCTCTGACTCTGCTGCCGTTCTGAGTGAGCCAGAGCTCTGAGGTTCTGATTCTTTAAGACTCATGAGGTGGAGTTTGACATCTGTCACTGACAATTTGGGTGTTTCGTTGAACGATGCTCTCAGGTCCCTTACATGGCCATCCCTCTCAGGCTGAGGGGTGGCCATCTTGGATAATGCTCCTCTGATGGCCTCCCAGAGTCCTTCAAGCCAGGGGTCCAACACCAACTCAagcctagacacacacacacacagtttggaTTAAGAGTTAAATTATTAACATGGGAAACCCACTAAGAGACCACCGCCAACTGGAGCCTGGACAGAAAGCAAAGTCCACTCAGACTCAGAGATAAGCAGTGTGAAGGATCCAAAAGGTAATGTGCCACATACCACAAATGAGGTGACACAAGGTAAATGGGGAAAGTACATTCAAAGTGTGTCTGTATTGGTACCACTTTTATTGCTACTAATTCAAGAAGACATTGTGCCCCTACTTTAAAGCTTCTTAGGTGAGTGTCAGGACTTGATGAGTGTTTCTCATACATCaacatgtaaaaaaatgtatttgcccTATTAAAAGACCTTGGGCCTTACCCTACACCATCATCTGCATGTCCTGTTGCGTAGAAATGTTTAGCACCAAGTTCCTGTAGACGGCCATCAATAGTCTTCCCACAGTTGCAGAAATTTTCATAGTTTGTATCACCCAGAGCTGGAGCACAGACAAAAACAAGATATTGATCATCACACATAATGTATCAATGAATCTGTTATTTTAAAGCCATCAAATAAGATAAAGACGAAAGCAGTAGCAATTAATTTCAGCACTAGGCCTTTAGTCTTAGGCACACCCTAATCTGCTGTGGACAGACTATTTAAACATAAATGGTACCGTAGAACTGTCTTTATACTATGGCCGCACCAATTGAGAACGAGCAGGGTTTTTCATCACTGGTTACTTGGACAAATCCCAATTTCACAGGTGTTAGCATCTTTCGAATTTCAAAAGGGGAGGGGACATTTGACATTTAACTTGCAAAGAAAGAGGGTGGAGCTCCTCGTTCCAGTTCTGCTCCACATTCTAGTATCTCTTGATCTATTTTCTCAACATGTATGGACCTGGAACTTAATCGAGCACCTGACCAATTACGCAAGAATGtagttctgggttaaccaagATTAGGCACACACTCCTTCCTTACCTATAAGAGCATAGCAGAGGTGTGAATAGTGGTCGCTGGGCAGGGTCTTTTTTTTAATGTTCTTCACAAACTTCAGGGCCGTGTCTGGTGGGTCCCCATCCCCAGTGGTAGACACAACAAACACCACAGGTGCACTCTCCTTCTCCAAGTTAAACTGAGGGGAGACAGGATCAGTATTCATACCAGAGCCGAAAAGACCAGTGGTAACAACAACTCTGCCACAAATGCGATGATACAGACTTAGTTTTGTTCCTAAGCAGCTTGATAGTAGTTTACCAGTGTTGTAATCATCAGCGTTGTAATCATCAGTGTTGTAATCATCAGTGTTGTAATCATCCGTTTTGTAATCATCAGTGTTGTGCCAGCATTGGAATACAAGCCAGGGCAGGTTAACACTATTTTGTCAACTTTACCTTCCCTCCTTCACTCAAGCAGTAGATGTCAGCAACCAGTCCCCTCTCCTCAGACTCGTCAGCTATCCCCTCGGCTATGGACTGTGCCTGGCCTTTCTGAGACCCGTACAGAACCAGGAACCGGGGCTTCACCTCACAAGGCATTCTGCTGGACAAGTGGGAATTAAATAAGTCAGTCAGTGTAACTTCACGTTGCAGCAAGTTGTTACAGTGAGTGTATCATATATATAATAACTGTTGTGGCAACATTGTCACCGCTGTCAACAACAAAACATTCTGCAGACATCGACATGCTGGATTGAAAACTGAGAAACATCATCCATGACACTGATTCTTCCATCTCAACAGACTACACACCAACCAAATAAAACTGTGAATTCAGAAAATATCTAAATCCTCAAAAGGTCCACGACTGTCTGCGTGTCATTATCGTACATACACAATCGGAAAATTGAAAAGTTAGTTGCAGATCCCCGTGGAACTCCTTTTCTAACATTGTAGAAAATACATAACTGAACACGTTCAACGCCTTACAAAACTTACCCGGAAGTTACGTCACGTTTGACGCACGGCACGTTGTCGCCCCAGCAAGGAACAACCTGTATGTGTGAGTGTACAGAACTATGTGTATGTACTTGAATTTGTGCCCATGTATTTATCAAACTTATAACATAACACGAACTTATTCTCTCTGATGTGAGAATGCTTTTGGAGAACAGCTCTCTGTAACTCCATGAGATTCGCGTATCATCCAACTGGTCTGCTAGTAAAACTCCCGAGTGCTAGTCTTCCAGCACGAGACAGGGGCCAGAAACTAAACTCCGTAACGgagccagagaggaagagaggaggccCAACTCTGCAGAAAATCTGTcgccctccagcaggtggcgtttttTCGTTGTTTCGTCCGCAATTAGTTTTTGTGAGGTGTTGATCTTACAAAAATGAATGGCTTATTTGTTATTTGAggtttatttgatcaaatataagTTTCGTAATGGTTAAGTTGTTACgtgtgtactgatataagtaggacacgtgacatcccgGCAACTTCGGTCTTTGCCATTCTACTTTGTAGACAATTGTTAGGGCGGGGAGACATGTCTTGCCAGTATATCCATAACATTTGGTGGAGCTGACACAAGTcaaatgtttaacacttttctggacGATTTGGGCTGGATGGCCAATGCAATGAGCCAAACAATACCAGTGATAATGAAAAAGTAGCTGCCTGTGAGTTCACTCAAGTGAACGTATTCATCCCAACGCACATTATCAAGCTAATACATTGAAGTTTTAAACTCTCTTTAGCTGAGTATTTTTATCACCCCTGGTTTCTTAATTTCAGCACCAAAAGATGTATCTAAAGCGCGAGAAAACAAGACAAGAGTAAAAAGAGTGAGATCGCGAGACTAGAAGAACTGATTTGGCAACAACGTGATGAGAGGAATTTTGGTGATTTCGAAAACATTTCATGAATTCAAGCCTTTTATGCACAACATCTGTCTCAAAATGTAATTGTAGAAAAGGCAAACGAAATGTATCTTAACAATATAGTTTTTAAAAAATCGAATAATTGAATGATGTATCAACTTCCCCCTTTTCCTACTTGGTCTCGCCCTCCCCGCCCCGAGATCCTTCTAGAAGTCGCCAGCAGACCAGTGTGACCAGGTGCCTACCAACACTCCACTTTTTCACCGGTGAAAGTCTGAATTTAATCCGTGGACACTTCTAAAGTGTCGCCGTCTTTCGGGCAATATGTCCGCTATGGGGCAACTCGCATTCGATGAGTATGGACGGCCGTTCATCATCATCAAGGATCAGGATAAGAAGACTCGCTTATCGGGCCTTGACGCACTGAAGGTACAATGGATTTAGCAAGTCAGCTAGCATGCCACTTCATTCATGCGTCAAGATCTTGTCAAGGCAAATGCAGAACACTTCAAATGCACAACAACTTCAGACCCACTTGTTTAGCTAGacagttggctagctagctgcaTTATAACATTACGGGCCAATGCATACGTTTAGTTCATGTTGTAAAAGTTTGCTTGCTAGCTAGAAAGTTTTAACGTTATTTATATGGCTAGCTAGCAACTGCAGGCTAGTCTGCCCATGTGCTTATTTTCTGAGGACGCCACAGTGAGGCGCGGCTGGTTGTCAAATTAACAATGGAATTCGCTAGATAACATACCACCAACAGTTCTGTGTTTATCACTTATGATGAATAAAgtcctttttttctttttttacacaTTCAGTCATGACGTAGCTAGGTAACGTTGGTAAAGTAGTTTAGCGACACAGTTCGTTGGATAGCCTAACTCAGCTGACAATATTTGGCAGTTGCTTCTTGGCAATTAACGAGGAATCTTGATCGTCAATTTAATTTTCACGGACATGGCCATCTAGCCAGTGGGTCCCATAGATATGTTGATTTTATTTGGTTATAGTTTGACTCCTGCAGAATCCCAGCCTCAGTGAAAAATTCACGAATGTCCTTTTGTGTTGTGCAGTCTCACATCATGGCAGCGAAGGCAGTTGCCTCGACGCTGAGGACCTCTCTAGGACCAAACGGTAAGCCCGAACAAACACAGCCACACTGAAGCTTATTTATTAGATTTCatttaagcaagtcagttaacatccttatttacaatgatggccaaaccctaacgacactgggccaattgtccgctgccctatgggactcccaatcacg
The window above is part of the Oncorhynchus masou masou isolate Uvic2021 chromosome 30, UVic_Omas_1.1, whole genome shotgun sequence genome. Proteins encoded here:
- the LOC135522722 gene encoding methionine synthase reductase-like isoform X2 translates to MPCEVKPRFLVLYGSQKGQAQSIAEGIADESEERGLVADIYCLSEGGKFNLEKESAPVVFVVSTTGDGDPPDTALKFVKNIKKKTLPSDHYSHLCYALIALGDTNYENFCNCGKTIDGRLQELGAKHFYATGHADDGVGLELVLDPWLEGLWEAIRGALSKMATPQPERDGHVRDLRASFNETPKLSVTDVKLHLMSLKESEPQSSGSLRTAAESESTKTEPKSASLNVTEAASETGSAVTDVRPVSLTSNNRTAPKLDGVVTDPESVLETQSRAPSAVVEASLTCSLPPLSESVLNVPALPPAYLDVMLQEATIEEETSAPVSKGTLHEVPISRAVQLTRDDSVKTALLIELDISAHPIAYQPGDSLDVLCPNRASEVGELLQRLCLQDQRSHRVQLSLRKDTKKKAAHLPSYIPENITLTYMLTWSLELRTVPKKAFLRSLVECTEDSGERRRLQELCSKQGSADYNLYVRDPSLGLLDLLRAFPACQPPLSLLIEHLPKLQPRPYSAASSSFRHPGQLHFVFNVIEFPACTWRPTGRQGLCTGWLSDLVNPILFNPRKAQPSSTPTLPKVFVSLRENCSFRLPSDLSKPLIMIGPGTGVAPFIGFLQQREKEREENPEAEFGETWLFFGCRHRDQDFLFSPLSLFSSFFSSCSRSHFSSFSPERSCRGLWVKEP
- the LOC135522722 gene encoding methionine synthase reductase-like isoform X1, with amino-acid sequence MPCEVKPRFLVLYGSQKGQAQSIAEGIADESEERGLVADIYCLSEGGKFNLEKESAPVVFVVSTTGDGDPPDTALKFVKNIKKKTLPSDHYSHLCYALIALGDTNYENFCNCGKTIDGRLQELGAKHFYATGHADDGVGLELVLDPWLEGLWEAIRGALSKMATPQPERDGHVRDLRASFNETPKLSVTDVKLHLMSLKESEPQSSGSLRTAAESESTKTEPKSASLNVTEAASETGSAVTDVRPVSLTSNNRTAPKLDGVVTDPESVLETQSRAPSAVVEASLTCSLPPLSESVLNVPALPPAYLDVMLQEATIEEETSAPVSKGTLHEVPISRAVQLTRDDSVKTALLIELDISAHPIAYQPGDSLDVLCPNRASEVGELLQRLCLQDQRSHRVQLSLRKDTKKKAAHLPSYIPENITLTYMLTWSLELRTVPKKAFLRSLVECTEDSGERRRLQELCSKQGSADYNLYVRDPSLGLLDLLRAFPACQPPLSLLIEHLPKLQPRPYSAASSSFRHPGQLHFVFNVIEFPACTWRPTGRQGLCTGWLSDLVNPILFNPRKAQPSSTPTLPKVFVSLRENCSFRLPSDLSKPLIMIGPGTGVAPFIGFLQQREKEREENPEAEFGETWLFFGCRHRDQDFLFREELQGFVGKGTLNHLKVCFSRDTQIGTETKTGPRYVQHNLLLHAKDLTNLLLKENGYLYVCGDAKNMAKDVNETLIEMVSAELQLDKLDAMKRLAGLREEKHYLQDIWC